In Deltaproteobacteria bacterium, a genomic segment contains:
- a CDS encoding AAA family ATPase, producing the protein MKKNVLNLNINSLQMENTGAAGMENFNKKMTESDKKRNVNASSIWCIGGGKGGIGKSFISSNLGTLLSMQSKRVLLVDADFGAANLHTFIECRQRMYSFSKFLKREGSNIRDVICKTSFDNVDLLSGANDVLDVADIKEGAMRRLIRELRNLDYDYILIDVGPGTSSHMLDLFLMSDQALLISTPEPTSIENTYRFLKALCLRQIKQLVSSGKDDELKGALCAALGMTGNSKAKTIIEIFERLTTLDNGRGKYLDAVIGEMDFSLIINQTKNKADENIGLQMKQACCDYFSIEMNYLGHIKYNETVGDSLRKRMSLVKDFSKSEPALLMKACLKKMHDK; encoded by the coding sequence ATGAAGAAAAATGTGCTCAATTTAAATATCAATTCTTTGCAAATGGAAAATACCGGCGCCGCCGGCATGGAGAATTTTAATAAAAAGATGACTGAAAGTGACAAAAAACGGAATGTGAATGCTTCCAGTATATGGTGTATTGGCGGAGGGAAGGGGGGCATTGGAAAAAGCTTCATATCGTCTAACCTGGGCACCCTGCTGTCAATGCAATCGAAAAGAGTGCTGCTTGTCGATGCAGACTTTGGCGCCGCAAATCTGCATACCTTTATTGAATGCAGGCAAAGAATGTATTCTTTCTCAAAGTTTTTGAAAAGGGAGGGCTCAAATATCAGGGACGTTATTTGTAAAACGTCATTTGATAATGTGGACCTTCTTAGCGGGGCCAATGATGTTCTCGATGTGGCGGATATCAAGGAGGGCGCCATGAGGCGTCTCATAAGAGAATTAAGAAATCTTGACTATGATTATATTTTGATCGATGTGGGGCCGGGCACTTCATCTCATATGCTGGACCTGTTTCTTATGTCCGATCAGGCCCTTTTAATATCGACGCCGGAGCCCACATCCATTGAAAATACCTATCGTTTTTTAAAGGCCCTCTGTTTAAGGCAGATAAAGCAGCTTGTCAGCAGCGGGAAAGACGATGAATTGAAAGGGGCCCTTTGCGCGGCCCTGGGAATGACGGGTAACAGCAAGGCAAAGACCATCATTGAAATTTTTGAAAGGTTAACAACGCTTGATAACGGCCGGGGGAAATACCTTGATGCCGTCATAGGAGAAATGGATTTTTCACTCATCATTAATCAAACGAAAAATAAAGCCGATGAAAATATCGGTTTACAAATGAAACAGGCATGCTGTGACTATTTTAGTATAGAAATGAATTACCTTGGCCATATCAAATACAATGAAACCGTCGGGGATTCGCTTCGTAAACGCATGTCTCTCGTAAAAGACTTCAGTAAAAGTGAGCCGGCTCTGTTGATGAAAGCCTGCCTGAAGAAGATGCATGATAAATGA
- a CDS encoding polysaccharide biosynthesis tyrosine autokinase, translated as MKNELKNYYEILDLSLDADMKALEKAYKKAMSIYGQDSAAIYSLYTEKEKEMKVSNIKEAYHTLKDPEARRLYDRKLDNMSAALSEDSNLKSELAVSDEVGLQDCLVLKKPLAVMEAGDPLAAEHYRILYTKLEQIHMNNNDNVFALTSAIKGEGKTTTSLNLAYIISEEFRKKVILLETDLRKNSIAENYLQPFRGSGLVDVLSGRADLDEAIYPLSDSNLYVLPSGMSVRNSTELLASPKMPQIIEILKSEFDYVIIDCPPVLPLADMNVLSKMVDDVLLVVQAGKTHKDLVAQAIKALSRGKVAGFILNGTEKSAKNYYYY; from the coding sequence TTGAAAAATGAACTGAAAAATTATTATGAGATTCTTGACCTCTCGCTGGATGCCGATATGAAAGCGCTTGAAAAAGCCTATAAAAAAGCGATGTCGATATATGGGCAGGATTCAGCCGCAATATATTCTCTTTATACGGAAAAAGAGAAGGAAATGAAGGTATCTAATATTAAAGAGGCATATCATACGCTTAAGGATCCCGAAGCACGGCGGCTTTATGATAGAAAACTTGATAACATGAGCGCAGCCCTTTCAGAGGATAGCAATTTGAAATCAGAACTTGCTGTAAGCGATGAGGTCGGTTTGCAGGATTGCCTTGTTTTGAAAAAGCCCCTTGCCGTTATGGAAGCCGGTGATCCCCTGGCCGCAGAGCACTACCGCATTCTTTATACAAAGCTCGAGCAAATTCATATGAATAATAATGACAATGTCTTTGCCCTGACCAGCGCAATAAAGGGAGAAGGAAAGACAACGACATCGTTAAACCTCGCCTACATTATTAGTGAGGAATTCAGGAAAAAGGTAATTCTTCTGGAGACGGATTTAAGGAAGAATTCTATTGCTGAAAATTATCTTCAGCCTTTTAGGGGCAGCGGATTGGTTGATGTTCTCAGCGGGAGGGCCGATCTTGATGAGGCAATCTACCCTTTGAGTGATAGTAACCTTTATGTTCTTCCTTCGGGAATGAGTGTAAGAAATTCAACGGAACTTCTGGCCTCTCCCAAAATGCCTCAAATCATTGAAATACTAAAGTCTGAATTCGATTATGTCATTATTGATTGCCCACCGGTGCTGCCTTTGGCTGATATGAATGTTTTATCAAAAATGGTAGATGATGTTTTGCTTGTTGTTCAGGCGGGGAAGACCCACAAAGATCTCGTTGCGCAGGCAATTAAAGCGCTTTCACGGGGGAAAGTAGCAGGATTTATTTTAAATGGAACAGAGAAGTCGGCTAAAAATTATTATTACTATTAA
- a CDS encoding TIGR03013 family PEP-CTERM/XrtA system glycosyltransferase, protein MYFFFNRYFPIKQLYLWISELIIIFMALIALGHIISFVVGSAILHYDPFVIKIILMVVVYMVSLYYFDIYSPELYRPSQQMLVKLAQALGVATLVLMGIYYVSPQISVWKGMLIVNALVLPLLITSWRSLFTHVTHFQMPREKVLLIGTGDLAQKIGSKIYTEPHHGLHLAGFIDDNPHQADQGNVNPGIVGGYGDIARVVREKEVRRIIVALADRRAKLPMSALLDCKLKGVTIEEGETFNERLEGKVPLDQLKPSWMVFSDGFKSLRSRKILKRILDIFLSALLLIPAAPLLLITPLLIKLESKGPAIFKQKRVGENGREFDIYKFRSMRTDAEDSTGPVWAREKDNRITKIGAFIRKVRIDELPQIFNVIKGDMSFVGPRPERQFFVDQLKREIPYFEMRTVVKPGLTGWTQVKYPYGATIDDAREKLQYDIYYIKNMSPVLDFIIFFMTIKVVLFGKGAR, encoded by the coding sequence ATGTATTTCTTTTTTAATCGATATTTTCCGATAAAGCAACTTTACCTGTGGATTTCAGAACTGATCATTATTTTTATGGCGCTGATCGCACTTGGCCATATTATCTCATTTGTTGTCGGATCGGCTATTCTTCATTATGATCCTTTTGTCATAAAAATAATTCTTATGGTCGTTGTTTATATGGTTTCACTCTACTATTTTGATATTTATTCACCCGAGTTATACCGTCCGAGCCAGCAAATGCTTGTCAAGTTAGCCCAGGCCCTTGGCGTGGCAACGCTTGTGCTGATGGGCATTTATTATGTTTCGCCTCAAATCAGTGTGTGGAAGGGGATGCTGATTGTTAATGCGCTTGTGCTGCCCCTTCTTATCACGTCATGGCGTTCTCTTTTCACTCATGTAACCCACTTTCAGATGCCCAGAGAAAAAGTTCTCCTTATCGGCACAGGCGACCTTGCCCAAAAGATTGGAAGCAAAATATACACCGAACCTCATCATGGACTGCATTTAGCGGGATTTATCGATGATAATCCCCATCAGGCAGACCAGGGAAATGTGAATCCCGGAATCGTCGGTGGTTATGGTGATATCGCCAGGGTTGTCAGGGAGAAAGAGGTGAGGCGGATAATCGTCGCCTTGGCCGACCGGCGGGCGAAACTTCCCATGTCGGCCCTCCTCGATTGTAAGCTAAAGGGCGTAACCATCGAGGAAGGTGAGACATTTAACGAACGGCTGGAGGGAAAAGTTCCTCTCGATCAGCTGAAACCGAGCTGGATGGTTTTTTCTGACGGCTTTAAATCGTTGAGGTCAAGGAAAATTCTGAAGCGTATCCTCGATATTTTTCTTTCAGCGCTTTTGCTGATTCCTGCGGCCCCCTTATTATTGATTACACCCCTCTTGATAAAACTCGAATCAAAGGGGCCTGCTATATTTAAACAAAAACGTGTCGGTGAAAACGGCAGGGAATTCGACATTTATAAATTTCGTTCCATGCGAACCGATGCAGAAGACAGTACGGGGCCTGTCTGGGCAAGGGAGAAAGATAACAGGATAACCAAAATAGGCGCTTTTATAAGGAAGGTCAGAATTGATGAACTTCCTCAAATATTTAACGTCATCAAAGGAGATATGAGCTTTGTCGGGCCAAGGCCGGAACGGCAGTTTTTTGTCGATCAGCTGAAAAGAGAGATTCCCTATTTTGAAATGAGAACGGTCGTCAAACCGGGACTTACGGGCTGGACCCAGGTTAAATACCCTTATGGCGCAACCATTGATGACGCCAGGGAAAAGCTTCAGTATGACATTTATTATATAAAAAATATGTCTCCTGTCCTTGATTTCATCATTTTCTTTATGACCATCAAGGTCGTTCTTTTCGGCAAAGGGGCCAGGTAG
- the asnB gene encoding asparagine synthase (glutamine-hydrolyzing), producing the protein MCGIAGIINLADHQKIDEAEIERMIAVQKHRGPDEFGMLIDGNAGFGHARLSIIDLSSGSQPMSNEEGSLWIVFNGEIFNYIELKEELVKKGHQFRTTSDTEVIIHLFEEHGLDCLQYLNGQFAFAIWDNKKKELLLARDRVGISPLYYAGKNKRFYFASEIKSIFATGAVEREIDPLALDELFTLWHTVAPRTAFKGIFELQPGHFMTVKGGEISVKKYWDLSFSEKDTVISEEEASRELKRLLVDATRLRLRADVPVGAYLSGGLDSSVTTALIRHYTNSPLETFSVAFEDKAFDESRYQQEMAKALATTHHEIKCSYKDIGDNFPDLVWHTEKPLFRTAPTPLFLLSKLVRSNHFKVVLTGEGADEVLGGYDIFKEVKIREFCAKNRNSNFRPSLLKKLYPYLPAFQSQSHAYMNAFFNDKLLDVNDSLFSHRPRWQTTSKIKTFYSQNFKNEIGLSSPEITFGDTLDPSFSRWKPFERAQYLESKGLLPGYLLSSQGDRVLMAHSIEGRFPFLDHRVMEFASKLPYTYKMKVLNEKYLLKKAMKKYLPKEITKRTKQPYMAPDSKSFFSKGAPDYVSSLLSEESIDKYGYFNSKPVNLLVRKCKKGAVTGFRDNMALVGILSTQLLHERFIENFRIDWEPLANVRKITI; encoded by the coding sequence ATGTGTGGTATTGCGGGAATCATAAATTTAGCCGATCATCAAAAAATTGATGAGGCGGAAATAGAGCGCATGATCGCTGTGCAGAAGCACAGGGGGCCTGACGAGTTCGGCATGCTCATCGATGGAAACGCCGGTTTTGGCCATGCGCGGCTCAGCATTATCGATCTTTCATCGGGGAGCCAGCCTATGTCCAATGAAGAGGGTTCTCTCTGGATCGTATTTAATGGGGAAATCTTTAATTATATAGAACTGAAAGAAGAGCTGGTAAAGAAGGGACATCAATTCAGGACCACTTCCGATACGGAAGTCATTATCCACCTTTTTGAAGAGCATGGTCTTGATTGCCTTCAATATTTAAACGGTCAGTTTGCCTTTGCTATCTGGGATAATAAAAAGAAGGAACTCCTTCTTGCCAGAGACAGGGTGGGAATTTCACCGCTTTATTATGCCGGGAAGAATAAGCGCTTTTATTTTGCCTCGGAAATAAAATCTATCTTCGCCACAGGCGCCGTTGAAAGAGAAATTGATCCCCTTGCCCTGGATGAGCTCTTTACCCTCTGGCATACGGTAGCGCCGAGGACGGCATTCAAAGGGATTTTTGAGCTTCAGCCGGGCCACTTTATGACTGTTAAAGGAGGGGAAATTTCAGTCAAAAAATACTGGGACCTCTCCTTTTCTGAAAAAGATACCGTCATTTCCGAAGAAGAAGCTTCCCGGGAATTAAAAAGACTGCTTGTCGATGCTACCCGGTTAAGACTGAGAGCTGATGTTCCCGTTGGCGCTTATCTTAGCGGCGGCCTTGATTCATCGGTAACGACGGCCTTGATACGTCATTATACGAATTCCCCGCTGGAAACTTTTTCCGTTGCCTTTGAAGACAAGGCCTTCGATGAAAGCCGTTATCAGCAGGAAATGGCAAAGGCGCTGGCGACGACGCACCATGAAATCAAGTGCTCATATAAAGATATTGGCGATAATTTTCCCGATCTTGTCTGGCATACGGAAAAGCCTCTTTTCAGGACGGCGCCGACGCCGCTTTTTTTGCTTTCAAAACTGGTCCGGTCCAATCATTTCAAAGTCGTTTTAACGGGTGAAGGCGCCGATGAAGTGCTTGGCGGATACGATATATTTAAAGAAGTAAAGATCAGGGAGTTTTGCGCAAAAAACAGGAACTCAAACTTCAGGCCATCGCTTCTGAAAAAACTATATCCCTATCTCCCTGCTTTTCAGAGCCAGTCTCATGCCTATATGAATGCTTTTTTTAATGACAAACTGCTCGATGTGAATGACAGTCTTTTTTCGCACAGGCCGCGCTGGCAGACGACTTCAAAAATAAAAACTTTTTATTCACAGAATTTTAAGAATGAAATCGGCCTTTCTTCCCCGGAAATTACCTTCGGCGATACGCTTGATCCCTCTTTTTCCCGATGGAAACCTTTTGAAAGGGCCCAGTATCTTGAAAGCAAGGGCCTGCTGCCGGGCTACCTCCTTTCATCGCAGGGAGACCGGGTTCTCATGGCCCATTCCATTGAGGGGCGATTTCCATTTCTTGATCACCGTGTAATGGAATTTGCTTCCAAACTGCCCTATACTTATAAAATGAAAGTGTTAAATGAAAAATACCTTTTGAAAAAAGCGATGAAAAAGTATTTGCCCAAAGAAATTACAAAAAGAACGAAACAGCCTTATATGGCGCCTGACAGCAAAAGTTTTTTCAGTAAGGGCGCCCCCGATTATGTTTCATCGCTTTTATCGGAAGAATCCATAGACAAGTATGGGTATTTCAATTCAAAACCTGTGAACTTGCTCGTCAGGAAATGTAAAAAAGGGGCTGTCACGGGATTCAGGGATAATATGGCCCTTGTGGGCATTTTATCGACCCAGCTTCTTCATGAACGTTTTATTGAAAATTTCAGAATCGATTGGGAACCCCTTGCCAATGTCCGGAAAATTACTATTTAA
- a CDS encoding acyl carrier protein has product MLHNQIRAFIFENFIFEEDSEDMLKNDDSFLEKGIIDSTGILEVVMWMEDTFGVHTDDTELIPENLDSVNNLAGFIERKKS; this is encoded by the coding sequence ATGCTGCACAATCAAATCAGAGCATTTATTTTTGAAAATTTTATCTTCGAGGAAGACAGTGAAGATATGTTGAAAAACGATGACTCCTTTCTCGAAAAAGGAATCATCGATTCGACGGGAATTTTGGAAGTTGTCATGTGGATGGAAGATACCTTTGGTGTTCACACCGATGATACGGAACTGATTCCGGAAAACCTGGATAGTGTAAATAACCTGGCCGGCTTTATTGAAAGGAAAAAATCCTGA
- a CDS encoding acyl--CoA ligase — MLIQDYLIKAVSNYPEKEVIIAGKKRLTYNELLRDSGKIAAWLMRRGLKAGDRAGILMDEPMEYVKSYFGILLAGGVVVAMNSQTTVRSLTYQANNCEISFLLSQLKFVKYVKELSGQVDSLKNVLISSSGDEEVPEKLSFDLENLEDLLQRFFPEPPSFPAVDADGLAQIIYTSGTTGEPNGVMLRHRNLIANTNSIVKYLELTEADRVMAVLPFFYSYGNSLLLTHIAVGGSIVVNQHFLYPNVILDEMAAEKVTGFSGVPSTFAILLNRSSIREYQFPSLRYVTQAGGAMSPKLAREISNILPETDVYIMYGQTEASARLSYLEPEKLISKAGSIGKAIPGVTLNLLDAEGNPVPAGEVGEIVAEGENIMAGYWENPERTARVLKKEGLWTGDLAKKDEEGYFYIVSRKSEMIKSGAHRISPKEIEEVIHEHASVHEVAVIGIKDETLGEKIKACIVLKEGFDLKKMEIMRHCKQSLPPFKIPHDVEFMAELPKTTSGKIRKKELLSA; from the coding sequence ATGTTAATCCAGGACTATTTAATAAAGGCCGTTTCAAACTATCCTGAAAAGGAAGTGATCATTGCCGGTAAAAAACGGCTCACCTATAATGAGCTGTTAAGGGATTCAGGAAAGATTGCAGCCTGGCTTATGAGGCGGGGACTGAAAGCCGGAGACCGGGCAGGCATATTGATGGATGAACCCATGGAATATGTTAAATCCTACTTTGGAATTTTGCTTGCCGGTGGCGTCGTTGTTGCCATGAATTCTCAAACAACGGTGAGAAGTCTCACCTATCAGGCCAATAACTGCGAAATATCCTTTCTTCTCAGCCAGCTAAAGTTTGTTAAATACGTAAAAGAACTGTCAGGGCAGGTTGATTCTCTAAAAAATGTTCTTATCAGCAGTTCAGGCGATGAAGAAGTGCCTGAAAAGCTGTCCTTTGATCTGGAAAACCTGGAAGACCTGTTGCAACGTTTTTTCCCGGAGCCGCCTTCCTTTCCCGCTGTCGACGCTGATGGCCTTGCCCAGATTATCTATACGTCAGGCACGACGGGAGAACCTAACGGTGTCATGCTGAGGCACAGAAATCTCATTGCCAATACGAATTCCATTGTTAAGTACCTTGAGCTGACGGAAGCAGACAGGGTAATGGCTGTTTTGCCTTTCTTTTATTCCTATGGCAATTCGCTTTTGCTGACTCACATTGCAGTGGGCGGGTCTATTGTCGTTAACCAGCACTTTTTATATCCCAATGTCATTCTCGATGAAATGGCGGCAGAAAAGGTAACGGGATTTTCCGGCGTTCCCTCTACCTTCGCCATCTTGCTTAACCGTTCCTCTATCAGGGAGTATCAATTTCCTTCACTCAGGTATGTTACCCAGGCAGGGGGCGCCATGTCGCCAAAGCTTGCAAGGGAAATCAGCAACATATTGCCTGAAACCGATGTTTATATCATGTACGGCCAGACAGAAGCTTCGGCCCGCCTGTCCTACCTTGAGCCTGAAAAGCTTATTTCAAAGGCAGGCTCCATAGGCAAGGCTATTCCCGGCGTTACACTGAACCTGCTCGATGCTGAAGGTAATCCTGTTCCTGCCGGGGAGGTCGGTGAAATTGTTGCAGAGGGCGAAAATATTATGGCCGGATACTGGGAAAACCCTGAAAGGACAGCCCGGGTTCTTAAAAAAGAAGGCCTCTGGACGGGAGATCTGGCTAAAAAAGATGAAGAGGGTTACTTTTACATTGTCAGCAGAAAAAGCGAGATGATCAAAAGCGGCGCCCATCGGATCAGTCCGAAAGAGATTGAAGAGGTCATTCATGAGCATGCTTCCGTACATGAAGTTGCCGTTATCGGCATTAAAGATGAAACGCTCGGTGAAAAAATCAAGGCTTGCATCGTGCTTAAAGAAGGCTTTGATTTAAAGAAAATGGAGATAATGAGGCACTGCAAGCAGTCGCTTCCACCCTTCAAAATCCCGCATGACGTTGAATTCATGGCGGAACTGCCAAAAACAACGAGCGGGAAGATAAGAAAAAAAGAGCTTCTTTCCGCTTGA
- a CDS encoding DUF3473 domain-containing protein encodes MSAQGEEKKIFITVDLEDWFQVENFKAYIHHHEWDNCEKRYEKSTSLLLELFDKFKIKATFFILGWNAERSPHLVREISKRGHEIASHGYGHELCSSLDEEALYDDLKRSKEMLQDITGVEVLGYRAPSFSVDDRVISLLKKLGYRYDSSLNSLGLNSRHGKIDLQSYKKRGLAYLDEEGFAELPVSNWPFMGMNLPWGGGGYFRFWPSFLFYEGVKRILRKEEGYNFYLHPWEVDPGQPRVNDADLLFKFRHYLNLDACFNKLERFIKKFRNHHFISCADYLEK; translated from the coding sequence TTGAGCGCTCAAGGAGAAGAAAAAAAAATATTTATTACCGTCGATCTTGAAGACTGGTTTCAGGTTGAAAATTTTAAGGCTTATATTCATCACCATGAATGGGACAATTGTGAAAAACGATATGAAAAAAGCACCTCCCTGCTTTTGGAGCTTTTTGATAAATTTAAAATAAAGGCTACTTTTTTCATCCTGGGCTGGAATGCCGAAAGAAGTCCCCATCTTGTCAGAGAAATCAGTAAGAGGGGTCATGAGATCGCTTCTCACGGCTATGGTCATGAACTCTGTTCTTCTCTCGATGAAGAGGCGCTTTACGATGATTTGAAGAGAAGTAAGGAAATGCTTCAGGATATTACAGGTGTTGAGGTGCTTGGTTACCGGGCGCCCAGCTTTTCAGTTGATGACAGAGTGATAAGCCTGTTAAAAAAACTGGGCTATCGCTATGATTCGAGCTTAAATAGTCTGGGCCTTAACTCAAGGCACGGAAAAATCGATTTACAGTCCTATAAAAAACGGGGTCTTGCATACCTTGATGAAGAGGGTTTTGCTGAACTGCCTGTGAGCAACTGGCCTTTTATGGGGATGAATCTTCCCTGGGGAGGGGGAGGGTATTTCAGGTTCTGGCCTTCATTTTTATTTTATGAGGGAGTAAAGCGCATTTTGAGGAAGGAAGAGGGATACAACTTTTATTTGCATCCCTGGGAAGTCGATCCCGGCCAGCCCAGAGTGAATGACGCGGATCTCTTGTTTAAGTTCCGCCATTACCTGAACCTGGACGCCTGCTTCAATAAGCTGGAGCGATTTATTAAAAAGTTCAGGAATCATCACTTTATTAGCTGTGCCGATTATTTAGAGAAATAA
- a CDS encoding polysaccharide deacetylase family protein, producing the protein MISALGSSYIQKKIRSDLTIVMYHSVVEKLPQLYDWCYVDAESFRRQVSYLKNNFEVIPLSRVPGRLRSGRTGRPLAVITFDDGYQNNFDVAFPILREEGLPATIFLTTGLINTDDTLWVCRLHEAFSNTEAREVRWEGKIFPIGGQDEKVELIAQMKNKFKTMPIAEIRPLLKAVVHQLGYDLSQPVAHDSLYGMLDFQSINVMRRSGLIDFGAHTMAHEILSCLPPEEQEKEIKGSLNTVSEITGKKCTLFAYPNGAGEDYNDETIEILRQCGIEVSLTTIEEMIDGDTPLLELRRYSIGPGMDMGYFKLLVIHFITWFKGLKLSH; encoded by the coding sequence ATGATATCCGCTCTTGGATCTTCTTATATTCAAAAAAAAATCAGGAGTGATCTCACTATTGTCATGTATCACAGTGTTGTTGAAAAACTGCCTCAACTCTATGACTGGTGCTACGTCGATGCAGAATCTTTTCGCCGCCAGGTAAGCTATTTAAAAAATAATTTTGAAGTCATACCGCTTTCCCGGGTCCCCGGCAGATTAAGGTCAGGCAGAACCGGGCGCCCTCTTGCCGTGATAACCTTTGATGACGGTTACCAGAATAATTTTGATGTTGCCTTTCCCATTCTCAGGGAAGAAGGCCTGCCTGCCACCATTTTTTTAACGACGGGCCTCATCAATACGGACGATACGCTCTGGGTATGCCGCCTCCATGAGGCCTTCAGCAATACGGAGGCAAGGGAAGTAAGATGGGAGGGAAAGATATTCCCCATAGGAGGGCAGGATGAAAAGGTTGAGCTCATTGCGCAAATGAAGAATAAATTCAAGACAATGCCTATTGCTGAAATACGCCCCCTGTTGAAGGCAGTTGTCCATCAATTAGGCTATGATTTAAGTCAACCCGTAGCGCATGACTCTCTCTACGGCATGCTTGATTTCCAATCGATAAATGTAATGCGCCGGTCAGGTCTCATTGATTTTGGCGCGCATACGATGGCCCATGAAATTCTGAGTTGCCTGCCGCCTGAAGAACAGGAAAAGGAAATAAAAGGCTCCCTTAACACCGTATCGGAAATTACAGGGAAAAAATGCACTCTCTTTGCCTACCCCAATGGCGCCGGAGAAGATTATAACGACGAAACAATAGAGATTCTCCGTCAGTGCGGGATTGAAGTTTCCCTGACGACTATTGAAGAGATGATCGATGGTGATACGCCTTTGCTGGAGTTAAGAAGATATAGTATTGGCCCCGGTATGGATATGGGATATTTCAAGCTGCTCGTTATACATTTTATAACCTGGTTTAAAGGCTTGAAATTATCTCATTAG
- a CDS encoding FemAB family PEP-CTERM system-associated protein — MNIRIASLEDRHEWDAYIGNYEGSSPYHLFGWGLAVKEAYRHELYYLMAEEDGHIVGLLPLVYMKPPLLKGELVSLPFCDQAGILAEDEAVRAALTAEAFALAKKMSLKHVELREYASHDEDKGSQYRVTCRRDKVQMILALPGSSEGLLAGFKSKLRSQIKKAERNGLTFSWLDISDFEKFYTVFSANMKDLGSPVHSKKWFLALIKALGEAARVGVVYYGDIPVGTGFILCHGKRVSIPWASTRRQYNYLSTNMLLYWNMLKFAADNGYGEFDFGRSTPGEGTYKFKAQWGAEPCRLSWKYIHLEEKERHEGSASKGYREIVEKIWQKMPLSLANTIGPVVRKYISL; from the coding sequence ATGAATATTAGAATTGCCTCACTTGAGGACAGACATGAATGGGATGCTTATATAGGGAATTATGAGGGCTCATCGCCTTATCACCTTTTTGGCTGGGGGCTTGCCGTAAAAGAGGCTTACAGGCATGAACTTTATTATCTCATGGCAGAGGAGGACGGGCATATTGTCGGCCTTTTACCTTTAGTCTATATGAAGCCTCCTCTCTTAAAAGGGGAACTTGTGTCTCTTCCTTTTTGTGACCAGGCGGGTATTTTGGCGGAAGACGAAGCTGTTAGGGCGGCGCTGACGGCGGAGGCCTTTGCGCTGGCCAAAAAAATGTCCCTTAAACATGTCGAGTTGAGAGAGTACGCTTCCCATGATGAGGACAAGGGCAGTCAATACAGGGTGACTTGCCGCAGAGATAAAGTACAGATGATTCTGGCCCTTCCCGGTTCTTCGGAAGGTCTTCTGGCAGGCTTTAAATCAAAATTAAGAAGCCAGATTAAAAAAGCGGAAAGAAACGGTTTGACCTTTAGCTGGTTGGATATCAGTGATTTTGAAAAATTCTACACCGTTTTCAGCGCCAATATGAAGGATTTAGGCTCCCCCGTTCATTCAAAAAAATGGTTTCTCGCGCTCATAAAGGCATTGGGGGAGGCTGCAAGAGTGGGTGTTGTTTATTATGGTGATATTCCTGTCGGCACGGGATTTATCTTATGCCACGGAAAAAGGGTATCAATTCCCTGGGCCTCTACAAGGCGGCAATATAACTATTTGTCTACCAACATGCTTTTGTACTGGAATATGTTAAAGTTTGCCGCCGACAATGGTTATGGAGAATTCGATTTCGGAAGATCGACTCCCGGAGAAGGAACCTATAAATTCAAGGCCCAATGGGGCGCCGAGCCTTGTCGGCTAAGCTGGAAATATATCCACCTTGAAGAAAAAGAGCGTCATGAAGGTTCCGCTTCGAAGGGTTATAGAGAAATCGTTGAGAAGATCTGGCAAAAGATGCCCCTTTCACTGGCAAATACCATCGGCCCTGTTGTAAGGAAATATATCAGCTTGTAA